The following proteins come from a genomic window of Pseudomonas syringae:
- a CDS encoding YchJ family protein — MSSAICPCGSGDLLLACCGHYHAGLPAPCAEKLMRSRYSAYVLGLTDYLVETTLPVQQSALDREAIAQWSAQSTWLGLEVESAEVFGGKPEHAFVTFTARWHDGNGEHSHKERSSFVQNQGRWYFIDSTVPLKASRNDACPCGSEQKFKKCCSGYVV, encoded by the coding sequence ATGAGTAGTGCTATTTGCCCGTGCGGCAGCGGCGATCTGTTGCTGGCCTGCTGCGGCCACTATCACGCTGGCCTGCCTGCGCCGTGCGCGGAAAAGCTGATGCGCTCGCGTTACAGCGCTTATGTGCTGGGGCTGACCGATTACCTGGTGGAAACCACGCTGCCGGTGCAGCAAAGCGCACTGGACCGTGAAGCCATCGCTCAGTGGAGCGCGCAAAGCACCTGGCTGGGGCTGGAGGTGGAAAGCGCGGAGGTGTTCGGCGGCAAGCCTGAGCATGCGTTTGTGACCTTCACTGCTCGCTGGCACGATGGCAATGGCGAACACAGCCACAAGGAGCGCTCGTCGTTCGTGCAGAATCAGGGCCGCTGGTATTTCATCGACTCCACCGTCCCCCTTAAAGCCAGCCGCAACGACGCGTGCCCGTGTGGCAGTGAGCAGAAATTCAAGAAATGCTGCTCCGGGTATGTGGTTTGA
- a CDS encoding DUF6231 family protein, which yields MTVGYSTRTPQQALAALLDLYAPERLLVIGAHAFPALQAFQDAHPHTTVALAEPGTLPAHLAAQRFDLALVVDCLEHIPKRTGLELLGGIRNLNASRIAVLADLQACGWQETDFFSLALQSSERFARDEQVLNLFTYDLREYKQVPDWLNAKYWANPENFGRYWW from the coding sequence ATGACCGTCGGCTATTCCACCCGCACACCTCAGCAAGCGCTGGCTGCCCTGCTGGATCTTTATGCGCCCGAACGCCTGCTGGTCATCGGGGCGCATGCCTTTCCTGCGCTGCAAGCCTTTCAGGACGCACATCCGCACACCACAGTCGCGCTGGCGGAACCCGGTACGCTGCCTGCGCATCTGGCCGCGCAACGCTTCGATCTGGCGCTGGTGGTCGACTGCCTGGAACACATTCCCAAGCGCACCGGGCTGGAGCTGCTGGGCGGTATCCGCAACCTGAACGCCAGCCGCATTGCGGTCCTGGCCGATTTGCAGGCTTGCGGCTGGCAGGAGACTGACTTTTTCTCGCTGGCCCTGCAATCCAGCGAACGCTTTGCCCGCGACGAACAGGTGTTGAATCTGTTCACCTACGATTTGCGCGAATACAAACAGGTGCCCGACTGGCTGAACGCGAAGTACTGGGCCAACCCGGAGAATTTTGGAAGATACTGGTGGTGA
- a CDS encoding DUF1145 domain-containing protein: MKVFWGLGKILMLGFWLVVLANALIEAPSPFGVMIDMAGAVLLLTHLLELILFNGSLRGRRHPWRDRGKIILFGIFHLQSISRSASGHSHA; this comes from the coding sequence ATGAAGGTGTTTTGGGGGCTGGGAAAGATCTTGATGCTGGGCTTCTGGCTGGTAGTACTGGCCAATGCGCTGATTGAAGCGCCCAGCCCGTTCGGCGTGATGATCGACATGGCGGGCGCGGTCCTGCTGCTGACTCATCTGCTGGAACTGATCCTGTTCAACGGCAGCCTGCGCGGGCGTCGCCATCCGTGGCGCGACCGGGGCAAAATCATCCTCTTCGGCATTTTCCATCTGCAATCCATCAGCCGCTCGGCTTCGGGGCACTCTCATGCGTAA
- a CDS encoding collagen-like protein: MRNLVLLAALFSPLAMAQAIIVAPHSLMRLPGNSSVLQLDRLEVSDYGTLLIPANIDDVKIGELVLGHEARIAIVPGVQAFNLVVTRAEFGSGSQITARGAPGTFERPALPGRNLTVRLQNLNAEELSIDARGGAGSPGYVGLDGGNGAQPGCTWGQAGHGYDGQNGSTGRDGAAGAQVRLELPQSFPTDRIKVNVAGGAAGKGGEGGKAGKGGASKGCFVYRADGGKAGKEGEPGQPGVAGPAGALILQRL, from the coding sequence ATGCGTAATCTCGTTCTGCTGGCGGCACTGTTCAGCCCTTTGGCCATGGCACAGGCAATTATTGTCGCGCCGCACTCGCTGATGCGCCTGCCCGGCAACAGCAGCGTTCTGCAACTCGATCGCCTTGAAGTGTCCGATTACGGCACCTTGTTGATCCCGGCCAATATCGACGACGTGAAAATCGGCGAGCTGGTGTTGGGGCACGAAGCGCGCATTGCCATCGTTCCCGGTGTCCAGGCCTTCAATCTGGTCGTGACGCGTGCTGAATTCGGCAGCGGCAGCCAGATCACGGCGCGCGGCGCACCGGGCACGTTCGAGAGGCCCGCGCTGCCGGGTCGCAACCTGACCGTGCGCCTGCAAAACCTCAACGCGGAAGAGTTATCGATCGACGCACGCGGCGGCGCAGGCAGCCCGGGTTATGTCGGCCTGGATGGCGGCAACGGCGCACAACCGGGCTGTACCTGGGGTCAGGCTGGACATGGCTATGATGGTCAAAATGGCAGCACCGGCCGGGACGGCGCGGCGGGCGCTCAGGTGCGACTGGAGTTGCCGCAGAGTTTCCCGACTGATCGCATCAAGGTGAACGTTGCGGGCGGTGCGGCGGGCAAAGGCGGCGAGGGCGGCAAGGCCGGTAAAGGCGGAGCGTCCAAAGGCTGTTTCGTGTACCGCGCTGATGGCGGCAAAGCAGGTAAAGAGGGCGAGCCTGGCCAGCCGGGTGTTGCCGGTCCTGCGGGCGCGTTGATTCTGCAACGCCTGTAA
- a CDS encoding purine-nucleoside phosphorylase encodes MKHITRNALCATLALVSPGIWAAAAPVTPKVMLVAMFAPEAQNWIDRLHLTKEIQVPGLAAEYPAVRCNEQDVCLMVTGMGQTNAAASTLALALSPQFDLRKTYFIVAGIAGINPHHGSLGTTAWAHYLVEFGTQWEIDSRDVPKDWPTGYLGINTKGPNEKPPLDYKTEVFELNPKLQAKAFALSQKVALSESKESAAWRVKYPYAPANQPPQVTQCDTVAGNTWFSGTRLSERAEVWTKLLTDGKGVYCTTQQEDNSTYEALLRASKAGKVDVSRLAVVRAGSDFDRPYPGYSEVDNLLKYADQGAFVPALENLYRTGNPLVQAIVSDWKNWEKGVPQ; translated from the coding sequence ATGAAACACATCACTCGCAATGCACTCTGCGCCACACTGGCACTGGTCAGCCCCGGTATCTGGGCTGCCGCCGCACCGGTCACGCCGAAGGTCATGCTGGTCGCCATGTTTGCGCCCGAAGCGCAGAACTGGATTGATCGCCTGCACCTGACCAAGGAAATTCAGGTGCCAGGCCTGGCAGCCGAATACCCGGCCGTTCGCTGCAACGAGCAGGACGTGTGCCTGATGGTGACCGGCATGGGCCAGACCAATGCCGCCGCCTCGACTCTCGCACTGGCGTTGTCGCCGCAGTTCGATCTGCGCAAGACCTACTTCATAGTCGCCGGTATCGCCGGGATCAACCCGCATCACGGCAGCCTCGGCACCACCGCCTGGGCGCATTATCTGGTGGAGTTCGGCACCCAGTGGGAAATCGATTCCCGCGACGTACCCAAGGACTGGCCGACCGGTTATCTGGGCATCAACACCAAAGGTCCGAACGAGAAGCCACCGCTGGACTACAAGACCGAAGTCTTCGAGCTGAACCCAAAGCTTCAGGCCAAAGCGTTCGCCCTGTCACAAAAAGTGGCGCTCAGCGAGAGCAAGGAATCGGCTGCCTGGCGGGTCAAATACCCTTACGCCCCGGCCAATCAGCCGCCGCAGGTCACCCAATGTGACACCGTGGCTGGCAATACGTGGTTCTCCGGGACGCGCTTGAGCGAACGGGCGGAGGTCTGGACCAAACTACTGACCGACGGCAAAGGCGTCTATTGCACCACCCAGCAGGAAGACAACTCCACCTACGAAGCCCTGCTGCGGGCCAGCAAGGCGGGCAAGGTCGATGTCAGCCGTCTGGCCGTGGTGCGCGCCGGTTCCGACTTCGATCGTCCGTATCCTGGCTACAGCGAGGTCGATAACCTGCTCAAGTACGCCGATCAGGGTGCTTTCGTACCGGCACTGGAGAACCTGTACCGCACCGGCAACCCGTTGGTGCAGGCGATCGTCAGCGACTGGAAGAACTGGGAAAAAGGCGTACCGCAGTAA
- a CDS encoding nucleoside-specific channel-forming protein Tsx, producing MPKQLSIQPAASCKTLIPLLLAAAAALPCMTAQAQPAAAEDSAQGEALSPPASPKEVKGAYFSDWFNQDLTLIGSKDISFGPKPNDDIYLEYEYFGRKGPFELYGYVDVPKILGIGNDNDKGVWDHGSPVFMEHEPRISIDYLAGRSLAVGPFKEWYVAFDWIYDHGSNSANRANTLYSGLGTDIDTHSRVNLSANFYGRYQWENYGASNEYSWDGYRAQLKYIVPISTFNNGASLTYIGFTNFDFGSDLKNDPARTGNSTVATNVLLYAFTHLRFTLVGRYFHNGGNWEDGSELNFGDGNFRARSDGWGYYAGVGYQF from the coding sequence ATGCCCAAGCAGCTATCCATCCAGCCCGCAGCATCCTGCAAAACCCTGATCCCCCTGCTGCTCGCCGCAGCTGCCGCTTTACCGTGTATGACGGCGCAGGCTCAGCCCGCTGCGGCCGAAGACTCGGCGCAAGGTGAAGCGCTCAGCCCGCCCGCCTCGCCCAAGGAAGTAAAAGGCGCGTATTTCTCAGACTGGTTCAATCAGGACCTGACCCTGATCGGCAGCAAGGACATCAGCTTCGGCCCCAAGCCGAACGACGACATCTACCTGGAGTACGAGTACTTCGGCCGTAAAGGGCCGTTTGAACTGTACGGCTACGTCGACGTGCCGAAGATCCTCGGCATCGGCAATGATAATGACAAGGGCGTCTGGGACCATGGCTCGCCAGTGTTCATGGAACACGAGCCGCGTATCTCCATCGATTATCTCGCCGGCCGCAGCCTGGCCGTGGGGCCTTTCAAGGAGTGGTACGTCGCCTTCGACTGGATCTACGACCACGGCAGCAACTCGGCCAACCGCGCCAACACCCTGTACAGCGGCCTGGGCACTGACATCGACACCCATTCGCGGGTCAACCTGTCGGCTAATTTCTACGGTCGCTATCAGTGGGAAAACTACGGTGCCAGCAACGAATACTCGTGGGATGGCTACCGGGCGCAGCTCAAGTACATCGTGCCGATCAGCACCTTCAACAATGGCGCTTCGCTGACCTACATCGGCTTCACCAACTTCGATTTCGGTTCGGACCTCAAGAACGATCCGGCACGCACCGGCAATTCCACGGTTGCCACCAACGTTTTGCTGTACGCCTTCACGCACCTGCGTTTCACGCTGGTAGGCCGTTATTTCCACAACGGCGGCAACTGGGAGGACGGCAGCGAGCTGAATTTCGGTGACGGCAATTTCCGCGCACGTTCGGACGGCTGGGGCTACTACGCAGGCGTGGGTTATCAGTTCTGA
- a CDS encoding CopD family protein codes for MTAFSTVYTLHVLAALIWVGGMFFAWMVLRPAVIAALEGPARLKVWVQVFPRFFRWVWAAIVILPITGIGMIQLNFTGFETAPRYVQIMMGLYVVMVALFLRIHSLQLPELRRAVEAEQWAQGAAALSHIRRLVAINLIIGLAVVALAAARPGF; via the coding sequence ATGACCGCTTTTTCCACTGTCTATACGCTGCATGTGCTGGCTGCCCTGATCTGGGTTGGCGGCATGTTTTTCGCCTGGATGGTGTTGCGTCCAGCTGTCATTGCAGCACTTGAAGGCCCGGCCCGCTTGAAAGTGTGGGTCCAGGTGTTTCCGCGCTTCTTTAGATGGGTCTGGGCAGCCATCGTGATCTTGCCGATCACCGGCATTGGCATGATCCAGCTGAACTTCACCGGCTTTGAAACCGCGCCGCGCTACGTGCAAATCATGATGGGCCTGTATGTGGTGATGGTCGCGCTGTTTCTTCGTATCCATTCGTTGCAATTGCCGGAACTGCGCCGCGCCGTGGAAGCGGAACAATGGGCGCAAGGTGCAGCAGCACTCAGCCATATCCGCAGACTGGTCGCTATCAACCTGATCATCGGTCTGGCTGTGGTCGCTCTGGCAGCTGCCCGCCCGGGGTTTTGA
- the dinG gene encoding ATP-dependent DNA helicase DinG has translation MISTELKTQIQGAYSRFLEAKSLKPRYGQRLMIAEVARVLGDIDTDEEGRRSGDPAVVAVEAGTGTGKTVAYAIASIPTAKAAGKRLVIATATVALQEQIVYKDLPDLMRNSGLNFTFALAKGRGRYMCLSKLDMLLQESDATNATAQLFEEEGFKIEVDEASQKLFTTMLQKLAGNKWDGDRDSWPQELADQDWARVTTDHSQCTNRHCPNFQQCAFYKAREGMGKVDVIVTNHDMVLADLALGGGAVLPDPRDTLYVFDEGHHLPDKAIGHFAHYTRLKSTADWLEQTAKNLAKLLAQHPLPGDLGKLIEQVPELAREIKGHQQFMFGACEQLADFRAGEDMQGRERPRHRFVGGVIPEHIREMGIELKKGFARLDDLFTRLTELLKEGMDGEVNIGIASHQAEEWYPLFGSLLARAHGNWELWTAFTAEDPEDNPPMARWLTLADSGALFDIEVNASPILAAEMLRRNLWNIAYGALVTSATLTALGKFDRYRMRAGLPKCAVTAVVPSPFHHADAGVLRVPDLKADPRDSVAHTAAIIRDLPGLVEGSRGTLVLYSSRKQMQDVFDGLDRDWRKQVFIQGNLSKQETLNKHKARVDSGESSVLFGLASFAEGVDLPGAYCEHVVIAKIPFAVPDDPVEAALAEWIEARGGNPFMEIAVPDASLRLVQACGRLLRTEEDRGTITLLDRRVVTQRYGKAILNALPPFRREIS, from the coding sequence ATGATCAGTACCGAACTCAAAACCCAGATCCAGGGCGCTTACTCGCGTTTCCTCGAAGCCAAGAGCCTCAAGCCGCGCTACGGCCAGCGATTGATGATCGCTGAAGTCGCCAGGGTGCTGGGGGACATTGATACCGATGAAGAGGGCCGTCGTTCGGGCGACCCGGCCGTTGTAGCGGTCGAGGCGGGCACCGGCACCGGCAAAACCGTGGCGTACGCCATCGCTTCGATTCCGACGGCCAAGGCGGCGGGCAAGCGGCTGGTCATTGCCACGGCCACCGTCGCGCTACAGGAGCAGATCGTCTACAAGGACCTGCCGGACCTGATGCGCAACAGCGGTCTGAACTTCACTTTCGCCCTGGCCAAGGGGCGCGGCCGTTACATGTGCCTGTCCAAACTCGACATGCTGTTGCAGGAAAGTGACGCGACCAACGCGACCGCGCAGCTGTTCGAAGAAGAAGGCTTCAAGATCGAAGTCGATGAAGCCAGTCAGAAACTGTTCACCACGATGTTGCAGAAGCTGGCCGGCAACAAATGGGACGGTGACCGCGACAGCTGGCCTCAGGAATTGGCCGATCAGGACTGGGCACGCGTCACCACCGATCACAGCCAGTGCACCAATCGCCATTGTCCGAATTTCCAGCAGTGCGCCTTCTACAAGGCGCGAGAAGGCATGGGCAAGGTCGATGTAATCGTCACCAACCATGACATGGTGCTGGCTGACCTGGCGCTCGGCGGCGGGGCTGTGCTGCCAGACCCGCGTGACACGCTGTACGTGTTCGACGAAGGCCATCACCTGCCGGACAAGGCCATCGGCCACTTTGCCCATTACACCCGCTTGAAATCGACCGCCGACTGGCTGGAACAGACCGCCAAGAACCTCGCCAAGCTGCTGGCTCAGCATCCATTGCCCGGCGATCTGGGCAAGCTGATCGAGCAGGTGCCGGAGCTGGCCCGCGAGATCAAGGGCCATCAGCAGTTCATGTTCGGCGCCTGTGAGCAACTGGCCGATTTTCGTGCCGGTGAAGACATGCAGGGGCGCGAGCGCCCGCGTCACCGTTTTGTCGGCGGCGTTATTCCCGAGCATATCCGCGAGATGGGTATCGAACTGAAAAAGGGTTTTGCGCGACTCGACGATCTGTTTACGCGCCTGACTGAATTGCTTAAAGAAGGCATGGACGGCGAGGTCAACATCGGCATTGCCAGCCATCAGGCCGAAGAATGGTATCCGCTGTTCGGCAGTCTGCTGGCCCGTGCCCATGGCAACTGGGAGTTGTGGACGGCCTTCACCGCCGAAGACCCCGAAGACAACCCGCCGATGGCGCGTTGGCTGACCCTGGCCGACAGCGGTGCGCTGTTCGATATCGAGGTCAACGCCAGCCCGATTCTGGCTGCCGAAATGCTGCGCCGTAACCTGTGGAACATTGCTTATGGTGCGCTGGTGACCTCGGCTACCCTGACTGCGCTGGGCAAGTTCGACCGCTATCGCATGCGTGCCGGCCTGCCGAAATGTGCCGTGACTGCCGTCGTGCCCAGCCCGTTCCATCATGCCGATGCCGGCGTGCTGCGGGTCCCGGACCTCAAAGCCGATCCGCGCGATTCGGTGGCGCACACGGCGGCGATCATTCGTGATCTGCCCGGCCTGGTGGAAGGCTCGCGGGGCACGCTGGTGTTGTATTCCTCGCGCAAGCAGATGCAGGACGTTTTCGATGGCCTGGACCGCGACTGGCGCAAGCAGGTGTTCATTCAGGGCAATCTGTCCAAGCAGGAGACCCTCAACAAGCACAAGGCGCGGGTCGACAGCGGCGAGTCCAGCGTGTTGTTCGGGCTCGCCAGCTTTGCCGAAGGCGTGGATTTGCCCGGTGCCTATTGCGAGCATGTGGTGATCGCCAAGATTCCATTCGCGGTGCCGGACGATCCGGTCGAGGCGGCGCTGGCCGAATGGATCGAGGCACGCGGCGGCAACCCGTTCATGGAAATCGCCGTGCCCGACGCGTCGCTGCGTCTGGTGCAGGCCTGTGGCCGCTTGCTGCGTACTGAAGAGGACCGCGGCACCATCACGCTGCTGGACCGCCGGGTCGTCACCCAGCGTTACGGCAAGGCGATTCTCAACGCGCTGCCACCGTTTCGTCGCGAGATATCCTGA